Proteins from one Deinococcus seoulensis genomic window:
- a CDS encoding GPW/gp25 family protein encodes MTQSRPPLNAPHSTAQSAPGALPGTPLRSPADVLGTGVAFPIGVNPRGQLSMVSGERAVTQAILSLLMTARGQRVMRPEYGCRIHELVFAPGDATTLGLASYYVDEALRAWEPRIEVEQVQAQLDGQDTSRIVVDIRYRLKGNPEPRSLVFPFYRSL; translated from the coding sequence GTGACCCAGTCCAGACCGCCCCTGAATGCCCCGCACTCCACGGCGCAGTCCGCGCCGGGCGCGCTGCCCGGCACGCCGCTGCGTTCACCGGCCGACGTGCTCGGCACCGGCGTGGCCTTCCCGATCGGCGTGAACCCGCGCGGGCAACTGTCCATGGTGTCCGGCGAGCGGGCCGTGACGCAGGCGATCCTGAGCCTGCTGATGACCGCGCGCGGCCAGCGGGTCATGCGGCCCGAGTACGGCTGCCGCATTCACGAACTGGTGTTCGCGCCGGGCGACGCGACCACGCTGGGCCTCGCGTCGTACTACGTGGACGAGGCCCTGCGCGCCTGGGAGCCCCGCATCGAAGTCGAGCAGGTGCAGGCGCAACTGGACGGCCAGGACACCTCACGCATCGTCGTGGACATCCGCTACCGCCTGAAGGGCAACCCGGAGCCGCGCTCGCTGGTCTTCCCGTTCTACCGCTCCCTGTAA
- a CDS encoding putative baseplate assembly protein, whose translation MPLPTVNLDDRRFDDILDEARRLIPQYCPEWTDHNASDPGIAIIEIFAWMTDLLLYRVNQVPDKLLIAFLDMIGVQLAPPRAAGAPVTFYLSAPQDTPLAIAAGTEVATLRTEVNEAIVFSTERGGVVRPPTLLGLFSANTLAQVRMDSDGQTGADGGVTAGPQGSGHAGTQHDLAQLGLPGHRFPIFQPEPRPGDALFVQLAGDHSDHVLALIFGVELAGGAGVNPNHPPYVWEAWQGGVGRWATCEVEYDGTQAFNVSGELILRLPTMREGVFFDTSGYWLRCRLTNEQMHAGYKVSPDLETLQIDARGVTVPARHATIVRGELLGQSSGVPGQRFRLLRGPVLNLDPERDVIEVMTPEGEAHIYAPVADFSASTPDDRHFTLDTGSGEVAFGPSILQPDGSVYRFGAVPAQDATVRMRRYQYGGGASGNVPARTLTVLKSSIPYVARVTNHAPAAGGRNGQLLEDAIQRVPTLLHTRTRAVTADDYEHLAAQVPGVARARCVTPNMAAPGQTYPGQLRALNVPPGQVTLAVLPSVSFEDQITRGDDSADPFAPLSARIAPERLTLSAELRGAVQEDLDLRRPVGTTLDLRAPQYVWVSVTATIRAYAGASRPAREDVRRRATQALYRYLNPYTGGPDGRGWPFGRTLSLSELYGLLRGVSGVEVAEDVQVVLTEPGQPQQRETITGSLPLPPQALIVSDVHVVRVDH comes from the coding sequence GTGCCCCTACCGACCGTGAACCTCGACGACCGCCGCTTCGATGACATTCTCGACGAGGCGCGCCGACTGATTCCGCAGTACTGCCCGGAATGGACCGACCACAACGCCAGCGACCCCGGCATCGCCATCATCGAGATCTTCGCCTGGATGACGGATCTGCTGCTGTACCGCGTGAACCAGGTGCCGGACAAACTGCTGATCGCGTTCCTGGACATGATCGGCGTGCAGCTGGCCCCGCCCCGCGCGGCCGGCGCGCCCGTCACCTTCTACCTCAGCGCCCCGCAGGACACGCCGCTGGCCATCGCGGCCGGCACCGAGGTCGCCACGCTGCGCACCGAGGTGAACGAGGCGATCGTGTTCTCCACCGAGCGCGGCGGCGTGGTCCGCCCGCCGACCCTGCTGGGCCTGTTCAGCGCGAACACCCTGGCGCAGGTGCGGATGGACAGCGACGGGCAGACCGGCGCGGACGGCGGCGTCACCGCCGGGCCGCAGGGCAGCGGGCACGCGGGCACGCAGCACGACCTGGCGCAGCTGGGCCTGCCGGGGCACCGCTTCCCGATCTTCCAGCCGGAACCGCGTCCCGGTGACGCGCTGTTCGTGCAGCTGGCCGGGGACCACAGCGATCACGTGCTGGCCCTGATCTTCGGCGTGGAACTCGCGGGCGGGGCGGGCGTGAACCCCAACCACCCGCCGTACGTGTGGGAGGCGTGGCAGGGAGGCGTGGGCCGCTGGGCGACCTGCGAGGTCGAGTACGACGGCACCCAGGCCTTCAACGTGAGCGGCGAACTGATCCTGCGGCTGCCGACCATGCGCGAGGGCGTGTTCTTCGACACCAGCGGCTACTGGCTGCGCTGCCGCCTGACGAACGAACAGATGCACGCCGGGTACAAGGTCAGCCCGGACCTCGAAACGTTGCAGATCGACGCGCGCGGCGTCACGGTCCCCGCCCGCCACGCGACCATCGTGCGCGGCGAACTGCTGGGCCAGAGCAGCGGCGTGCCGGGCCAGCGGTTCCGGCTGCTGCGCGGCCCGGTCCTGAACCTCGACCCGGAACGCGACGTGATCGAGGTCATGACCCCGGAAGGCGAGGCGCACATCTACGCGCCGGTCGCGGACTTCTCGGCGTCCACGCCCGACGACCGGCACTTCACACTGGACACCGGCAGCGGCGAGGTCGCCTTCGGGCCCAGCATCCTGCAACCCGACGGCAGCGTGTACCGCTTCGGCGCGGTGCCGGCGCAGGACGCCACGGTCCGCATGCGCCGCTACCAGTACGGCGGCGGGGCCAGCGGGAACGTCCCGGCCCGCACGCTGACCGTCCTGAAAAGCAGCATCCCGTACGTGGCCCGCGTGACCAACCACGCCCCGGCCGCCGGGGGCCGCAACGGGCAACTGCTCGAGGACGCCATTCAGCGCGTGCCGACGCTGCTGCACACCCGCACCCGCGCCGTCACCGCCGACGATTACGAGCACCTCGCGGCGCAGGTGCCGGGCGTCGCCCGCGCCCGCTGCGTCACGCCGAACATGGCCGCGCCCGGCCAGACGTACCCGGGGCAACTGCGCGCCCTGAACGTCCCGCCCGGACAGGTGACGCTGGCCGTGCTGCCCAGCGTGTCCTTCGAGGATCAGATCACGCGGGGCGACGACAGCGCCGACCCGTTCGCTCCGCTGAGCGCCCGCATCGCGCCGGAACGCCTGACCCTGAGCGCCGAACTGCGCGGGGCCGTGCAGGAGGACCTGGACCTGCGCCGCCCGGTCGGCACGACCCTGGACCTGCGCGCCCCGCAGTACGTGTGGGTCAGCGTGACCGCCACCATCCGCGCGTACGCCGGGGCCAGCCGCCCCGCCCGCGAGGACGTGCGCCGCCGCGCCACGCAGGCGCTGTACCGCTACCTGAACCCCTACACGGGCGGCCCGGACGGGCGCGGCTGGCCGTTCGGGCGGACCCTGAGCCTCAGCGAACTGTACGGCCTGCTGCGCGGCGTGAGCGGCGTGGAGGTCGCCGAGGACGTGCAGGTCGTCCTGACCGAACCCGGCCAGCCGCAGCAGCGCGAAACCATCACCGGCAGCCTGCCGCTGCCTCCGCAGGCGCTGATCGTCTCGGACGTGCACGTGGTGCGGGTGGATCACTGA
- a CDS encoding FHA domain-containing protein, which yields MPQLQVRQRGDVLRTLNLGMRQLSIGRTPDNGLPLRDPSVAVRHAEISVEGGALLLTDLTGGEAATFVNGRRLTPNQPWRLTHGDEIQIGPFTVAFLSESVAAPPEPPQGRTDVQGTLAAHPARPPIPTFPAPLPPPGGAGLYTSFLPPYFQESEFLGRFLKILEAVWEPMQRRQDSVDLHFDPRVSPPQLLGWMAGWLGVPLDPHWPEARQRAWLREAVTLYRWRGTRYGLSRALETVFGLTPVLSEDSAQPHTLRVTLLDSPDGDDTASREAITEFVQRHAPAHTRVTVEFVDAPTPPGQTPGHTPDQTTPTGPGGPQAGTA from the coding sequence ATGCCGCAACTTCAGGTCCGGCAGCGCGGGGACGTGCTGCGCACCCTGAACCTCGGGATGCGCCAGCTGTCCATCGGCCGCACGCCCGACAACGGCCTGCCGCTGCGCGACCCCAGCGTGGCCGTCCGGCACGCCGAGATCAGCGTGGAGGGCGGCGCGCTGCTGCTGACCGACCTGACCGGCGGCGAGGCCGCCACCTTCGTGAACGGACGCCGCCTGACGCCCAACCAGCCCTGGCGCCTGACGCACGGCGACGAGATCCAGATCGGGCCGTTCACGGTCGCGTTCCTCAGCGAGTCGGTCGCCGCGCCCCCCGAACCCCCGCAGGGCCGCACGGACGTGCAGGGCACCCTGGCCGCCCACCCGGCCCGGCCGCCCATCCCGACGTTCCCGGCGCCGCTGCCGCCGCCCGGCGGGGCCGGACTGTACACGTCGTTCCTGCCGCCGTACTTTCAGGAATCCGAGTTCCTGGGCCGCTTCCTAAAAATCCTGGAGGCCGTGTGGGAACCCATGCAGCGCCGCCAGGACAGCGTGGACCTGCACTTTGATCCGCGCGTGTCGCCGCCGCAACTGCTCGGCTGGATGGCCGGGTGGCTGGGCGTGCCGCTGGACCCGCACTGGCCCGAGGCGCGGCAGCGGGCGTGGCTGCGCGAGGCGGTCACGCTGTACCGCTGGCGCGGCACCCGCTACGGCCTGAGCCGCGCCCTGGAAACCGTGTTCGGCCTGACGCCCGTGCTGAGCGAGGATTCCGCGCAGCCGCACACGCTGCGCGTCACGCTGCTTGACTCGCCGGACGGCGACGACACCGCCAGCCGCGAGGCCATCACGGAGTTCGTGCAGCGACACGCCCCGGCGCACACGCGGGTCACGGTGGAGTTCGTGGACGCGCCCACGCCCCCAGGCCAGACCCCAGGCCACACCCCAGACCAGACCACTCCCACCGGGCCGGGCGGCCCGCAGGCAGGTACCGCATGA
- a CDS encoding FHA domain-containing serine/threonine-protein kinase has translation MTDRIFHHYQLGRLLGGGWLGPVHAAADLDENREVALRILDDASSGQSFLIMQLERLLLKVGSLRHPNILPTGALEQRDRRAFYAMDLGQQGSARQLLQGQARAAQPLPVVTAVDLIRQAAAGLAYAHDQGLMHGNLKPENLILQPGRTLLGHTGYVTQLSDFGLAELRAGSYGTHDRAVVNALAYMSPEQCRGIRNELRTDLYALGLILYELLTGLVPFDIRDAAEALEKHQHVAPRQPSLLRPDLPPALEEIILTCLAKDPQDRYAGAPALEAALQEVLNGLMPGGPEPTVRLSALPVMPPAPGLDGHASGPEPTLLVFSERLELLRSDPVTQASFTVGRAPDNAVKLEHVGVSRHHLNVEFTGGQAHVTELTATNGTVMDGLPLTPMTRLRWPYRTPLYLRPYWLVLLEPQQAPARPRIVVKPERDRVTLTPGTPLTLHVMLANTGPTVDHFRVDLRGIPAEWVQGAHTEVQLNPGMQGGATLTLLAPRHSDSRAGDYDVTVVAHSREDPAQTGQAPLAVTVEPFHELVATMLPPVRRTWRHARYTVRLENRGNTDEAYHPRLRDNEGQLRILPRLHDLMTVPQVTTTGMPVDPTQLARETARQATAEARYAAVAAARQAVQGQGRIRVTDLPARLPLGAGQSAEETLKVRVPLRWLGAPSQHQMHVDVFPELPSGESGEHPAAQASAELNHLPLIPLWMLPIVLILLGVLIWLLTRPPQITQFDRADSDTVVRPGTPFTLRWDTQNATRVTIPELGAAGRNLPRDGQLTVPGITRDQKYTLTARSLLGRTVINPQTVQARFDRPEIQTFEVTPARVAGNQKVTIRWQVRNAQQVTISELGKVPASGTRRFSPSRDTTFTLTAQNGTERETDTRSVTVLGPQVKTFKLEPAEIERGGSAVLSWNVQNASTVMIEGLGIVPARGKKTVKPRESTSYTITASGANNLTNSANARLEITSPAPEFLNFEIDPSTVRSDQTFTIRWKTKNASSVNVQYGSGTEDNAPEGQTIKPAPTTDVDIILTARNDAGDQVTVKKPLKVTPVDAEAERKKAEAEAAAAAEKAAAEAEKAAAGKVTFTAQPATIVGEGDVTLNWNAQGFETVTILPLKGPQNGKFDASGSEIIEKVNTTRTYRLVLYLKYGKPLEIERTVKVTPRPVEFRTFKASATDLGAPGPVTLSWDVANTPAVRIAGLSGPLPGGKWPARGSTTLNVPKTRTFVLSVGALQKSVTVRVKPPTPVITFSAAPTQLTGGGTAVLTWSVRNASTVRIDGVRGPNTDGSWPATGRTTLPVKATRTFTLRAGNVTKTASVTVTPAPQARVNSFTASSAALSAPGPVRLRWSVSNASSVRISGVPQTLAATGETTVNVGKTTTFVLTAGSAQASRTVIVKPSTVTTSATTPGQDSGNVPPARPATPVISYFSAKPASIRAGGSATLSWKVTGTDSVTIEGAGGSLRSSGILRVSPAQTTTYTLVAGNVRSEPVTVTVTSAATQVSEYSDLIGSWTHPFGYLTFYNIEGRRATGTFASERDDIPDLPINVIFSGGTLTITSPKLDTFKIVASIDAGRKILRGPYTLQGQSERWCAYRPTVQQPADCR, from the coding sequence ATGACCGACCGCATCTTCCACCACTACCAGCTGGGACGGCTGCTCGGCGGAGGCTGGCTCGGGCCGGTCCACGCCGCCGCCGACCTCGACGAGAACCGCGAGGTCGCCCTGCGCATCCTGGACGACGCCAGCAGCGGCCAGTCCTTCCTGATCATGCAGCTCGAGCGGCTGCTGCTGAAAGTCGGCTCGCTGCGCCACCCGAACATCCTGCCCACCGGCGCCCTTGAACAACGCGACCGCCGCGCCTTCTACGCCATGGACCTGGGCCAGCAGGGCAGCGCCCGCCAGCTGCTACAGGGGCAGGCCCGCGCCGCGCAGCCGCTGCCGGTCGTGACGGCCGTGGACCTGATCCGCCAGGCGGCCGCCGGACTGGCGTACGCACACGACCAGGGCCTGATGCACGGCAACCTGAAACCCGAGAACCTGATCCTGCAACCCGGCCGGACCCTGCTGGGCCACACCGGGTACGTCACGCAACTCTCGGATTTCGGGCTGGCCGAACTGCGCGCCGGGAGTTACGGCACGCACGACCGCGCCGTCGTGAACGCCCTGGCGTACATGAGCCCCGAGCAGTGCCGCGGCATCCGCAACGAGCTGCGCACCGACCTGTACGCGCTGGGCCTGATCCTGTACGAACTGCTGACCGGACTGGTGCCCTTCGACATCCGCGACGCGGCCGAGGCGCTCGAGAAGCACCAGCACGTCGCGCCGCGCCAGCCCAGCCTGCTGCGCCCCGACCTGCCTCCGGCCCTCGAGGAGATCATCCTGACCTGCCTCGCCAAGGACCCGCAGGACCGTTACGCGGGCGCGCCGGCACTGGAAGCGGCGCTACAGGAAGTCCTGAACGGCCTGATGCCCGGCGGGCCGGAACCCACCGTGCGCCTGAGTGCCCTGCCGGTCATGCCGCCCGCGCCGGGCCTGGACGGGCACGCCAGTGGCCCGGAACCGACCCTGCTGGTGTTCAGCGAACGCCTGGAACTGCTGCGCAGCGACCCGGTCACGCAGGCCAGTTTCACGGTGGGCCGCGCGCCGGACAACGCCGTTAAACTCGAGCATGTCGGCGTGAGCCGCCACCACCTGAACGTGGAATTCACGGGCGGGCAGGCGCACGTGACCGAACTGACCGCCACGAACGGCACGGTCATGGACGGCCTGCCCCTGACGCCCATGACCCGCCTGCGCTGGCCGTACCGCACGCCGCTGTACCTGCGGCCCTACTGGCTGGTGCTGCTGGAACCCCAGCAGGCCCCGGCGCGGCCCCGCATCGTCGTGAAACCCGAACGGGACCGCGTGACCCTCACGCCGGGCACGCCGCTGACCCTGCACGTCATGCTGGCGAACACCGGCCCCACCGTGGATCACTTCCGGGTGGACCTGCGCGGCATTCCGGCCGAGTGGGTGCAGGGCGCGCACACCGAGGTGCAACTGAACCCCGGCATGCAGGGCGGCGCGACCCTGACCCTGCTGGCCCCCCGCCACAGCGACAGCCGCGCCGGGGACTACGACGTGACCGTCGTCGCCCACTCGCGCGAGGACCCCGCGCAGACCGGGCAGGCCCCGCTGGCCGTGACGGTCGAGCCGTTCCATGAACTGGTCGCCACCATGCTGCCCCCCGTGCGCCGCACGTGGCGGCACGCGCGGTACACGGTGCGGCTGGAAAACCGGGGCAACACCGACGAGGCGTACCACCCGCGCCTGCGGGACAACGAGGGGCAACTGCGGATCCTGCCGCGCCTGCACGACCTGATGACGGTCCCGCAGGTCACGACCACCGGCATGCCAGTCGACCCGACACAACTGGCGCGCGAAACGGCCCGGCAGGCGACCGCCGAGGCCCGGTACGCCGCCGTGGCCGCCGCCCGTCAGGCCGTGCAGGGCCAGGGCCGCATCCGCGTGACCGACCTGCCCGCCCGCCTGCCCCTGGGCGCCGGGCAGAGCGCCGAGGAGACCCTGAAGGTGCGGGTGCCGCTGCGCTGGCTGGGCGCGCCCTCGCAGCATCAGATGCACGTGGACGTGTTCCCGGAACTGCCCAGCGGCGAGAGCGGCGAACACCCGGCCGCGCAGGCCAGCGCCGAACTGAACCACCTGCCGCTGATCCCGCTGTGGATGCTGCCCATCGTGCTGATCCTGCTGGGCGTGCTGATCTGGCTGCTGACCCGCCCGCCGCAGATCACGCAGTTCGACCGGGCCGACAGCGACACCGTCGTGCGGCCCGGCACGCCGTTCACGCTGCGCTGGGACACCCAGAACGCCACCCGCGTCACCATCCCGGAACTCGGGGCGGCCGGGCGGAACCTGCCGCGCGACGGTCAACTGACCGTGCCCGGCATCACCCGCGACCAGAAGTACACCCTGACCGCCCGCTCGCTGCTGGGCCGCACCGTGATCAACCCGCAGACCGTGCAGGCCCGCTTCGACCGCCCGGAAATCCAGACGTTCGAGGTCACGCCCGCCCGCGTCGCCGGGAACCAGAAGGTCACCATCCGCTGGCAGGTGCGTAACGCGCAGCAGGTGACCATCAGCGAACTCGGGAAGGTCCCGGCCAGCGGCACGCGGCGCTTCTCGCCCAGCCGCGACACGACCTTCACCCTGACCGCCCAGAACGGCACCGAACGCGAGACCGACACCCGCAGCGTCACGGTGCTCGGGCCGCAGGTCAAGACCTTCAAACTGGAACCCGCCGAAATCGAACGCGGCGGCAGCGCCGTCCTGTCCTGGAACGTGCAGAACGCCAGCACGGTCATGATCGAGGGCCTGGGCATCGTGCCCGCCAGGGGCAAGAAGACCGTCAAACCGCGCGAATCCACCAGTTACACCATCACGGCCAGCGGCGCGAACAACCTGACCAACAGCGCCAACGCCCGCCTGGAAATCACCTCGCCCGCCCCGGAATTCCTGAACTTCGAGATCGACCCCAGCACCGTGCGCTCGGATCAGACCTTCACGATCCGCTGGAAGACCAAGAACGCCAGCAGCGTGAACGTGCAGTACGGCAGCGGCACCGAGGACAACGCCCCGGAAGGGCAGACCATCAAACCCGCGCCCACCACCGACGTGGACATCATCCTGACCGCCCGCAACGACGCCGGGGACCAGGTGACCGTCAAGAAACCCCTGAAGGTCACGCCCGTCGACGCGGAAGCCGAGCGCAAGAAAGCCGAAGCCGAGGCGGCCGCCGCCGCCGAGAAAGCCGCCGCCGAAGCCGAGAAGGCCGCCGCCGGAAAGGTGACCTTCACGGCGCAGCCAGCCACCATCGTCGGGGAGGGTGACGTGACCCTCAACTGGAACGCGCAGGGCTTCGAGACAGTCACGATCCTGCCGCTGAAAGGCCCGCAGAACGGGAAGTTCGACGCCAGCGGCAGCGAGATCATCGAGAAGGTCAACACCACCCGCACCTACAGACTGGTGCTGTACCTCAAGTACGGCAAACCACTCGAGATCGAACGGACGGTCAAGGTCACGCCGCGCCCGGTCGAATTCCGTACCTTCAAGGCCAGCGCCACCGACCTGGGCGCGCCCGGCCCCGTCACGCTCAGCTGGGACGTGGCGAACACGCCCGCCGTGCGCATCGCCGGACTGAGCGGCCCGCTGCCCGGCGGCAAGTGGCCCGCGCGTGGCAGTACCACCCTGAACGTCCCCAAGACACGCACCTTCGTCCTGAGTGTCGGCGCCCTGCAAAAGAGCGTCACGGTGCGCGTCAAGCCGCCCACGCCCGTCATCACCTTCAGCGCCGCGCCCACGCAGCTCACGGGCGGCGGCACGGCCGTCCTGACCTGGAGTGTCCGGAACGCCAGCACCGTGCGTATCGACGGCGTGCGCGGCCCGAACACCGACGGGTCCTGGCCCGCCACGGGCCGCACCACCCTGCCCGTGAAGGCCACACGCACCTTCACCCTGCGTGCCGGGAACGTCACGAAAACCGCGTCCGTGACCGTCACGCCCGCCCCGCAGGCCCGCGTGAACAGCTTCACGGCCTCCAGCGCCGCCCTGAGTGCGCCGGGACCGGTGCGCCTGCGCTGGAGCGTCAGTAACGCCAGCAGCGTACGCATCAGCGGCGTGCCGCAGACCCTCGCGGCCACTGGCGAGACGACCGTGAACGTCGGCAAGACCACCACCTTCGTCCTCACGGCCGGCAGCGCCCAGGCCAGCCGGACCGTGATCGTCAAACCCTCCACCGTCACCACGTCGGCCACCACGCCCGGACAGGACTCCGGGAACGTCCCGCCCGCCAGGCCCGCCACGCCGGTCATCTCGTACTTCAGCGCCAAACCCGCCAGTATCCGTGCGGGCGGCAGCGCCACCCTGTCCTGGAAGGTCACGGGCACCGACTCCGTGACCATCGAGGGCGCGGGCGGCAGTCTGCGCAGCAGCGGCATCCTGCGGGTCAGCCCCGCCCAGACCACCACCTACACCCTGGTCGCCGGGAACGTGCGCAGCGAACCGGTCACCGTCACGGTCACCAGCGCCGCCACGCAGGTCAGCGAGTACAGCGACCTGATCGGCTCCTGGACGCACCCGTTCGGGTACCTGACCTTCTACAACATCGAGGGCCGCCGCGCGACCGGCACCTTCGCCAGCGAACGCGACGACATCCCGGACCTGCCCATCAACGTGATCTTCAGCGGCGGCACCCTGACCATCACCTCACCGAAACTCGACACCTTCAAGATCGTGGCGTCCATCGACGCGGGCCGCAAGATCCTGCGCGGGCCATACACCCTGCAGGGCCAGAGCGAACGCTGGTGCGCGTACCGTCCCACCGTCCAGCAGCCCGCCGACTGCCGCTGA
- a CDS encoding CIS tube protein encodes MSITSAGGTGGQFTKAQIVPIDENSNQRTPIECMFNPREYTITRSVQYDNQTTDTGDSANKVFRGGQPATMTLELFFDTYARRQSAGMVEDVRRYTKPLWDLTRMDPQTSETAKGSGVEKKRPPMVLFQWGSTWHFQAVIKSMEQQFTLFMPDGTPVRSIIKVSLEQGDASTGFEGKSGSTSTFHISQGIRAAAGQRGFVGDLRQTSYGKGT; translated from the coding sequence ATGAGCATCACGTCAGCAGGCGGCACCGGCGGACAGTTCACCAAGGCCCAGATCGTTCCCATCGACGAGAACAGCAACCAGCGCACGCCCATCGAGTGCATGTTCAACCCGCGCGAGTACACCATCACCCGCAGCGTCCAGTACGACAACCAGACCACCGACACCGGCGACAGCGCCAACAAGGTCTTCCGGGGCGGGCAGCCCGCCACCATGACCCTCGAACTGTTCTTCGACACGTACGCCCGCCGCCAGTCGGCCGGAATGGTCGAGGACGTCCGCCGGTACACCAAACCGCTGTGGGACCTGACCCGCATGGACCCCCAGACCTCCGAGACGGCCAAGGGGTCCGGCGTGGAAAAGAAACGCCCGCCCATGGTGCTGTTCCAGTGGGGGTCCACCTGGCACTTCCAGGCGGTCATCAAGAGCATGGAGCAGCAGTTCACGCTGTTCATGCCCGACGGCACGCCCGTGCGGTCCATCATCAAGGTCAGCCTCGAACAGGGCGACGCCAGCACCGGCTTTGAGGGCAAGAGCGGCAGCACCTCCACCTTCCACATCAGCCAGGGCATCCGCGCCGCCGCCGGACAGCGCGGCTTCGTGGGTGACCTGCGACAGACCTCCTACGGGAAGGGCACGTGA
- a CDS encoding VgrG-related protein — translation MTRNATRHPMEGAVSTLYLNIDGQDMTADAVRMIDEITVDSSLQLPDVATVTLRDPQGLLIDDEKYRLGARIRVIAQVKSNQETVFDGELVEIEPRFSRGTQHLRLRAFDRLHRLARGTHTRSFLNVSDMDLVKKLAAEAGMTAQTADSSVVHPYVLQHNQTNLEFLRERASRLGLILYADGTTLHCEAVRGQDPIDLTWGDTLTEFTPRLTSLGQTSQSTVRSWDPRQKRSVVGQGGSGQGRAEVPEGSRSEGVSQQAFGMDTPATSSTLIVREQAYATAIAQAQRNRVSEHLIEARGTAAGYPRLTAGTTLNVRNVGKRFSGAYVASNVRHLYRNGEGYSTEFSVTGSRPDSLAALIRESTAGPGAAPVTPAPGLMIGVVTNNDDPDNLGRVKVKFPALTEDDESDWARVVNLGGGPNRGSQFTPEVNDEVLIGFEHGDIHHPYVIGGLWNGSDAPPRPTGKTIKNGSVIQRVYRTRLGHELVYDDPPDPDPPRITLQSSKNHALELNDDKKKPFLQLRTTSGHRLTLMDDPRAPHVTLEDRNGNQLKLDTKTNTLTITSTGRLELKARSGIKIDAGGGNVDVKGVMINLN, via the coding sequence ATGACCCGCAACGCGACCCGCCACCCGATGGAAGGCGCGGTCAGCACCCTGTACCTGAACATCGACGGGCAGGACATGACCGCCGACGCCGTACGCATGATCGACGAGATCACCGTGGACAGCAGCCTGCAACTGCCGGACGTGGCGACCGTCACGCTGCGCGACCCGCAGGGCCTGCTGATCGACGACGAGAAGTACCGCCTGGGCGCCCGCATCCGCGTGATCGCGCAGGTGAAAAGCAACCAGGAAACCGTGTTCGACGGTGAACTCGTCGAGATCGAACCCCGCTTCTCGCGCGGCACGCAGCACCTGCGCCTGCGGGCCTTCGACCGCCTGCACCGCCTGGCGCGCGGCACGCACACCCGCTCGTTCCTGAACGTCAGCGACATGGACCTCGTCAAGAAACTCGCCGCCGAGGCCGGCATGACCGCCCAGACGGCCGACAGCAGCGTCGTGCACCCGTACGTGCTGCAACACAACCAGACCAACCTGGAATTCCTGCGGGAACGCGCCTCCCGCCTGGGCCTGATCCTGTACGCCGACGGCACCACCCTGCACTGCGAGGCCGTGCGCGGCCAGGACCCCATCGACCTCACGTGGGGCGACACCCTCACCGAATTCACGCCCCGCCTGACCAGCCTCGGGCAGACCAGTCAGAGCACCGTGCGTTCCTGGGACCCCAGGCAGAAACGCAGCGTGGTCGGCCAGGGCGGCAGCGGCCAGGGGCGCGCCGAGGTGCCCGAGGGCAGCCGCAGCGAGGGCGTCTCGCAGCAGGCGTTCGGGATGGACACGCCCGCCACGAGCAGCACCCTGATCGTCCGCGAGCAGGCGTACGCCACCGCCATCGCGCAGGCGCAACGTAACCGCGTGAGCGAACACCTGATCGAGGCGCGCGGCACCGCCGCCGGGTACCCGCGCCTGACCGCCGGGACCACCCTGAACGTCCGCAACGTCGGCAAGCGTTTCAGTGGCGCGTACGTCGCCAGTAACGTCCGGCACCTGTACCGCAACGGCGAGGGCTACAGCACCGAATTCAGCGTCACGGGCAGCCGCCCGGATTCGCTGGCCGCCCTGATCCGCGAGAGTACCGCCGGACCCGGCGCCGCGCCCGTCACGCCCGCACCGGGCCTGATGATCGGCGTCGTCACCAACAACGACGACCCGGACAACCTGGGCCGCGTGAAAGTCAAATTCCCCGCCCTGACCGAGGATGACGAGAGCGACTGGGCCAGGGTCGTGAACCTGGGCGGCGGCCCGAACCGCGGCTCGCAGTTCACGCCGGAAGTCAACGACGAGGTCCTGATCGGCTTCGAACACGGCGACATCCACCACCCGTACGTGATCGGCGGCCTCTGGAACGGCAGCGACGCCCCCCCACGCCCCACCGGCAAGACCATCAAGAACGGCAGCGTCATCCAGCGCGTCTACCGCACCCGCCTGGGCCACGAACTCGTGTACGACGACCCGCCCGACCCCGACCCGCCCCGCATCACCCTCCAGAGCAGCAAGAACCACGCCCTGGAACTCAACGACGACAAGAAAAAACCCTTCCTGCAACTGCGCACCACCTCCGGCCACCGCCTGACCCTGATGGACGACCCCAGAGCCCCCCACGTGACCCTGGAAGACAGGAACGGCAACCAGCTGAAACTCGACACCAAGACCAACACCCTGACCATCACCAGCACCGGCCGCCTTGAACTCAAGGCCCGCAGCGGCATCAAGATCGACGCGGGCGGCGGGAACGTGGACGTCAAGGGCGTCATGATCAACCTCAACTGA